One window from the genome of Cryptomeria japonica chromosome 6, Sugi_1.0, whole genome shotgun sequence encodes:
- the LOC131079317 gene encoding thioredoxin-like protein CXXS1, whose amino-acid sequence MENQQVKGSRVLVVDSAKSWEYIMTQAKIQACPMVVHFTAAWCAPSKFMAGFFGELALKYPDVLFLSVDVDEAKSVAEKLDVKAMPTFLLMEEDKQVVDKIVGANTEELLKRVSLFAQKTRQASQAN is encoded by the exons ATGGAGAATCAGCAGGTCAAGGGTTCGAGGGTGTTGGTGGTCGACTCGGCCAAATCATGGGAATACATTATGACCCAAGCCAAAATCCAAGCATGCCCG ATGGTAGTCCATTTCACAGCAGCCTGGTGTGCACCCTCCAAGTTCATGGCAGGCTTCTTTGGGGAGTTGGCCCTCAAGTACCCAGATGTCCTGTTTCTCTCAGTTGATGTGGATGAGGccaag AGTGTTGCAGAGAAATTGGATGTAAAGGCTATGCCCACCTTTCTGTTAATGGAAGAAGATAAGCAGGTGGTTGACAAAATAGTGGGAGCCAACACAGAGGAGCTGCTCAAAAGGGTGTCTCTCTTTGCACAGAAGACTCGCCAGGCCTCCCAAGCCAACTGA